A region of Lycium barbarum isolate Lr01 chromosome 3, ASM1917538v2, whole genome shotgun sequence DNA encodes the following proteins:
- the LOC132634135 gene encoding potassium transporter 10-like, translating to MELMHQEEGTPSKMKVESRARRAIGRYKSSHYLLLFLALLGSCLIICDGIFTPALSVLSATSNLRRSLSKLAPRFTSSEKARQSVDRYLKRYIPVPVACAILICLFMLQRYGTNRIGFIFAPIVIMWLMFISGFGIYNIIHHPQIFWAISPTYMFRFIKTIDIPSWKLLSNVALCIAGSEAMFADLGHFSKRSIKVTFVFLVYPALVLCYAGQAAYFSKRLGTSDDVAHLSESVTHRHLIHIFNILSLFASLVGSQATITASFSIINQCQALACFPRVKVIHTSEKVHGQVYVPDVNWMLMFLSLSILIGFRDISAIANATGLAVICGMLVTTCLMSLIIALQWEKILAFLSVLFLLFFGSIEALYLLSCFLNFIKGAWCVVFLSLIFMTIMVSWHYGTIKKYEFDIQNKVTVDWLTDLSPGLGVSRVSGIGFIHSNIVTGIPAFFSHFITNLPAFHQVLILLSFKSLPVPYIPKNERYLIGRIGHKEYKIYRCIVRYGYRDHVRDVNDFEDQIISSIGEFIAREERHQEPLVLQEGRMIILGTNGNALVPVVEQNESDEQVTDIENPENPTTTTTTTRRKKVRFMLPASSPKMNPSVRKELQEIVDARESGTAYFLGHSHLKVRKGSNFVKQFLVMAYAFLDRNCREPPIALDIPHAARLEVGMVYTI from the exons TTTTTACCCCTGCTCTTTCGG TTTTATCAGCAACGTCAAATCTGAGACGTTCATTGTCAAAATTGGCACCCCGAT TTACCTCTTCAGAAAAGGCAAGACAATCAGTTGACAGGTATTTAAAGAGAT ATATACCAGTTCCAGTAGCATGTGCCATCTTGATTTGCCTTTTCATGCTGCAACGATATGGGACAAACAGAATTGGTTTCATCTTTGCTCCAATTGTCATCATGTGGCTCATGTTTATAAGTGGGTTTGGAATCTACAATATAATTCATCATCCCCAAATCTTCTGGGCTATATCCCCAACATACATGTTTAGGTTCATTAAGACAATAGATATCCCAAGTTGGAAACTTCTAAGCAATGTTGCCTTATGTATAGCGG GTTCAGAGGCAATGTTTGCAGATTTAGGTCACTTTTCAAAGCGATCTATTAAG GTAACTTTTGTCTTTTTGGTATATCCAGCGCTTGTATTATGTTATGCTGGTCAAGCAGCCTATTTTTCCAAACGCCTTGGCACTTCAGATGATGTTGCTCATCTTAGTGAATCTGTGACACATA GACACCTTATTCATATATTCAACATATTGTCCCTTTTTGCTTCCCTCGTGGGAAGCCAAGCTACGATTACTGCAAGTTTTTCCATCATAAACCAGTGTCAAGCACTTGCTTGCTTCCCGAGAGTCAAAGTTATCCACACATCAGAAAAAGTACATGGACAGGTTTATGTTCCTGATGTAAACTGGATGCTCATGTTCCTTAGCCTGTCAATCTTGATAGGTTTTCGAGATATATCAGCTATTGCAAACGCTACag GTTTAGCTGTTATTTGTGGAATGCTAGTGACAACTTGTCTTATGTCACTAATTATAGCACTGCAATGGGAGAAGATTCTTGCATTTCTCTCTGTGTTGTTTTTGTTATTCTTTGGTTCAATAGAGGCATTGTACCTATTGTCCTGTTTCTTGAACTTTATCAAGGGAGCTTGGTGCGTCGTTTTTCTGTCATTGATTTTTATGACAATCATGGTCTCTTGGCACTATGGTACTATCAAAAAGTACGAATTCGACATACAGAACAAGGTGACTGTGGACTGGCTGACAGATTTAAGTCCTGGACTTGGAGTTTCTAGAGTGTCCGGTATTGGGTTCATCCATAGTAATATTGTGACAGGAATTCCAGCTTTTTTCTCTCATTTCATTACTAACCTCCCTGCATTCCATCAAGTGCTGATTTTACTGTCCTTCAAGTCTTTGCCCGTGCCATACATTCCCAAAAACGAGCGATACCTCATTGGCAGGATTGGCCATAAAGAATACAAGATATATAGGTGCATTGTTCGATATGGATATCGTGATCATGTAAGGGATGTTAATGATTTTGAGGATCAGATTATTAGCTCGATAGGCGAGTTCATCGCCAGAGAGGAACGGCATCAGGAACCCTTGGTTTTACAAGAAGGAAGAATGATAATTTTGGGGACCAATGGAAATGCATTAGTCCCTGTTGTTGAACAAAATGAAAGTGATGAACAAGTAACAGATATTGAAAATCCTGAAAAtcctactactactactactactacaagGAGAAAAAAAGTTAGATTTATGTTGCCTGCAAGTAGTCCTAAGATGAATCCATCAGTAAGGAAGGAACTTCAAGAAATTGTTGATGCAAGGGAAAGTGGCACTGCCTATTTTTTGGGACATTCACACTTGAAAGTACGCAAAGGGTCGAATTTTGTGAAGCaatttcttgtgatggcttatgcTTTTCTTGATAGGAATTGCAGAGAGCCTCCAATTGCATTAGACATTCCTCATGCTGCTCGTTTGGAGGTTGGAATGGTGTATACAATATAG